The Kluyvera intermedia genome includes the window GATAATACGTCATCAGATGGCGATAAAACTCGCGCCAGATAAGCTCATTGAGCCAGACGCTACCCGCGCCACCGTCGAGCGCTGTAGGCTGCTCCGCCAGCAAGCGGTGCAGGCACTGGCGTGGCGAAAGGACACCCACCGCCAGACAAGCGGACAATCGACTGGTTCCTTCGATAGCGGGAAAATCTCGCTGAGCTTCATATTCCGCTGCCGACTGCTGGCAAAATTGACGAAGTTGCTGAATAGCCGCATTTTCATCCGCGGGAAATAGCGCAGGATCAAACGGCTGATGGGGGTAGTTTAGCGTGATGGTTGATACGTCGCTTACCGCTTGAGCGTTGCGTGCTGCAGGCGCGCGAACGCATTCCGGCATGTGCTCGCGCAAGCGACGCAGCCAGGCATTTTTATACGGCGTAAACACTTTGTACATCTCGTAGTTACCGGTCATCACCGACCCCGGCGGTAGGATCACGCTGTCATCAAAGCCCTGACACACGGTGTCTTTTAGAGATCGCTCAACCGCCACATCACGTTGGCGTTCGTTGAATTCGTATTGATAGTTATAGAAGAGATCCGTCACTTCGTATTGCAGGCAGACCCTTTTTACCGTCTCCACGCTGGCGGTGAAATCATCCGCTTCTTCAAAAATAAGCGGGATATTTTTCTCCGCCAGCGCCTGTCGTAATGCATTCAGTTGCGCAGCAATATAGGCCGCCTGACGCGGGGCCATTGTATGCGCTGCCCACTGTTGCGGGGTAGCGATAAAGAGCGCCAGTACCTGGGCATTGACATCGCGACAGGCGGCGGCAAGGGCAAGATTGTCATGCAGGCGTAAATCAGCGCGGAACCAGACCAGATGGGTGGACATAAATTTCCTGAATACATTTGGTTAATGAATTCAATAGTACACCAATTCCATGGCAACACCGATTTGTGGCCTAGTAGATCAGGGCTCTCCCTTTGTATTATCGGATGCATACAAAAATGGCGTTCTGTTGCCGGGCTATGGGGGACGTTACCGGTGTAAACGCGATGAGATCGCGCCCGCTGGGTTTTCGACCCTCAACGGGATGTTGATGGTCGGCGTGGGTGAAAATCGCTATTTGACCACGGTCTGGTATGTGCCAGGTGCTGACATTACTAGCTCTACAAAGCAATAATTGCAGAGAACAGCTCACAGCTAATCTTGCTGCAGTAGGCATAAACCATTTAATATTGCACCGGGAACCCATATTACAATAGGTTCCCGGGTAAAAATTAAAGCCAGCAGGCTTAGCGCCGTGACAGGCTGCAAAGGCAGGTTATTACTGCACAAGCGGTCAGAACCAATCCCAGTTGCTGCACGATACCGACAAGCCCCAGCATCATTCCCAGCAATAAATAGTAGACTAGTCCAAACAACGCTCCGGCTGCTCCTGCCTGTTCACGATATTGGCTTAGGGCCTGGCTCAGCACGTTTGGAATCGCAATGCCATAGGCAATCACAACCCCGGCCACCGGCACAAGGATCCATACAGATTGCTGTAAGGCCCATGCTGCCACACCCGACAACAGGGCCAGCACGCAGGCATTTTTCACCAGTTGTTCAGGTGACAATCCGATAGACAGCAGTTTCCGGTTCCAGAGACTTCCCGATAGAGAAGCAAAAGCCAGTAAAATCCCCGTCCATCCGAAAGCGTTGGAACTCCAGCCCAATTGCCCGAAAAGAAACGGTGCAAGGCTGTAATAACTGAAAAGCATTGTATTCAGCAGTGCAACAAGCATTGCATTTTTCCAAAGCCTTCCATCCCCCGCCATCTGGCAAACAAGCCCACCAAATCGGGAGCCGGAAGTATTTTCCGAACGCGTTTCAGGCAGTAAGAATGCGGTCAGTGTGAGCAGCGCCAGTGCTAACGTGACCAGTGCAACAAACACGCCGGTATGTCCGTACAGGCTAACCAACCAGCCTCCACTCATCAGACCGAAAACGGGACTGATTGCCAACATTGCCCCCATCACGGAGAAGACGCGGGCTAATGCCGTCAATTCGTAACTATCCCGCAGTATCGTCTGAACGACAACGGACCCTGCAGCTGCGCCTACGGCTGCCACCATGCGAGCCAGGAGCAAAAAGCTAAAGTTTGTAGCTACAAGTGCCAGTGCGGAACCGGTCTCGTAGCACAGAAGCCCGGCCATCAGCGCAGGTCGCCGACCAACGCGGTCACATAACCAGCCCCAGAGCGCAACGCCGACGGCAAATGCGACAAAATAGACTGAAAGAGTCTGGGCGGCACGTTCACTACTTACCTGAAAAGCACGGGCAATGTCTGGCAAAGCTGGGCTGTATATGGTTTCCACCAGCTGTGGAAACATAATCAGTAATGTCAGTAGCCACAACGGTGCTTGTTTATTGATATTCATAACAACAATCCTTAGATAAACAGAATATGCGGCTATTATTGCGGAAGTTGCTATGTCGAATTACCATGATAAGGACTATTTATATTTAAAATTGGACACGCGATGAAGATTAACCCTGAAGATTCTTTCGATCCGGACACGTTCGATGAGAGGGTTATCGGAATTGCATCCGATATGGGGATACATGACTCAGGGATGCACAGCCACCTTCGACATCAGTTGCTTTTTTCGGCAGCGGGAAGCATCACGATTGAGCTGGATAATACCCTTTGCCTGCTTCCGCCCCGGCGGGCTGCCTGGATACCGGCCGGCACGGTTCATCGCGCCATTATGAGTGGCTCAATGGCCTATCGTTCTCTTTACTTTTCAAGCGCTTCACCGTTATCAGCGTTGCCCTTGCGGATCGTTGAGGTTAATCCCTTGTTCTTTGAGGTGATCGAACGGATGGCATTCTGGCAATGGGGAATGCCTGAAGAGCAACAAAGCAGTCTCATTACTGTGTTTTGTGAAGAAATTAAAAATGCCCAAAGCGAAAACTGGACGCTGCGATTTCCCTCAGATATTCGCCTGAGTGCCTGGCTGGACAAAGTGCGAGGGGGCGAATTACCTCCACGCCTGGGGCAGTTAGCCCAAAAGGTCGGTGCATGTGAACGCACAATAAGCCGTATATTTATCCAAGATACGGGAATGAGTTATCAGAGCTGGAGGCAACAGTGGAGGCTGCTGAAAGCGATGGAAATGCTGTGTGACGGCTGGTCGCTAAGTCAGGTTGCACAGCAGCTTGATTTTGCCAGTGACAGTGCCTTCATTGTTTTCTTTCGTCAATATATGGGCACAACACCGACCCGCTATCTCCGCCATTCAATCGCTGAACATCAGGACATATCTTTAGTTTAACAGTTGGTAAAACCCTATTTTAATCATGTCACCATTGTGTTCGGCCATATTTTGTTGATGTGCGAGCGCATATGGTTAGCCGAAAGTTGACCGTGAATTTGCCCTAGACATTTAGGGCAGTTATAGCGTTCTGAAAGCAATGTCTCTGAGATTCTTCAGGAGGCAGGTTTGTTAAGATTCAGACTGACTGGATTCTATCAAACACGGGCGCCAATTCTGCGGTCATCTACGTATCGCTCAAAGCAGATCCAACAGCCAGTTAATCAGTTCGCTACGCACCGGAAACAGAAGTCTTTTTAACTAGTAAAAAGGGTAGGCAACGATTTAACTGCTTATATATCAAGCAGAACTGTGAGCATCTTGGTAAAACCAACCATTAACTTTTAGAGAATTTTCAGCTGTGTGCCTGAAACAATGGTTAATCTGCTTTGGATAAGTTTGAACGTTTTTTGACCAAAATATCTTCCATCCGCAGATAGTTAATCCAACCTGGATGCTAAAAAATTAATGACAAATCTCAGCTGGAAACTGATAATTTTTAATTGATTGGTAACATCTGAACGAAAAATGGCAATGTGTTATTATAATAATGCCGTCTTGGGGATTTAGGGATTACACAGATATGAAATTTTATAGCATCGACTATCTACAAATGCAGTCTAACATCAATGATTATTTAAAATACGCCATTGTGTTTAGTACTTTATTTATCCTGATCGTTGTCTTTAGTTTGTATATGCGTCATCGCTTGCAAACGAAATATCGTGATTTAACGATTATAGCCTTTTTATTTTTACTCTTTATTTCGGGTGTTCAATATGCTGATTATACCGACAGTCAAAATATACACTCACAGTCATCACAAATGGTTAATTTTGTTAGATTGTTATCACAAAAACAAAAAGTGGATGTGAATTCTATATTCTCCAGCTCGGTACAACTAGCTGATGGTATTATCGTTAAAATCAATAATCGTTACTATCGTGTTAACTTAAGTCCAGATCAAAAAACATACAACCTAGTAGAGGTTTCGTTAGTAAACCCAGAAATAGAAATCATGAAAAACTAAGGATCAGAAATGCTTATTTATATGCCTATAATTATTAAGTTGGGTCTGGGAATACTGTGTTTAATTGTTCAAATAAATCTCATGGGGAAAGGCAACCTGGCCCCTTCATCTGCGATGGATCAGGTTCAAAACTATGTGCTGGGCGGAATTATAGGTGGCGTAATTTATAATGAGTCGATCACAGTCCTACAATTTGTTCTGGTTTTAATTATCTGGACTTTTTTGGTCTTTGTTCTTAAATTTTTGAAAGAAAATAATCGATTAGTTAAAAGAATTATAGACGGGAAACCTATTACACTGGTACATAACGGCTGCGTTAATGTTAAAGAGTGCTTACGCAATGGTGTTTCTGCAAATGATTTAATGTTCAAATTAAGATCAAATGGTATTTATGAAATAGAACAGCTAAAACGCGTAGTACTCGAACAGAATGGACAATTAACCATTATACAAAGTGGAGATGAAAATATCCGCTATCCCATTATTGTGGATGGCTTAGCCAATCATGACCTTCTCGAAATTCTTAACAAAAACAATGAGTGGTTAGAAAGCGAAGTCACAAAACAAGGCTTCAATAAAATCAGTGAAGTATATTTAGGTGAATATTTATCGGGTAGAATTAATTTATATGGATATGAAAAATAAAAAATCAAAGCTCTTGTTATCAAGGAATAGCTATTTCAGATGCGTCTCTGCCTGAAGATACTCACATCAACGTCCGCTCCCGCAAAAAGCGGACAAGTATGAAAGTCTACGATGAGCGTGAAGCGGACATCTGTGATAAAAAGTATTTATCCACCCCGTTATGTCTGAAACCGAAGTGAGCAGAAAATGAGAACGCAGAAGCGATGCCTGGGCTATGTAGCCGTTGTGGTTGATGATTACGATCGCGCCATTGAGTATTACACCGACAAGCTAGGTTTTACCCTTGTTGAAGACACGCCACAACCGGGGAAGCGCTGGGTGGTGGTCACCCCGAGCGCGGGAAGTGATTGCAATATTCTTCTGGCCCGAGCGTCAAACGAGATGCAAGAAGGCTTTATCGGTAACCAATGTGGTGGCAGGGTATTCCTGTTTCTACAGACGGATGATTTCTGGCGCGATTACAACGCGATGAAAGCCAAAGGCGTTCATTTCTGCGAAGAACCTCGTCAGGAAGAGTACGGTACGGTGGTTGTGTTTGAGGATATCTTCGGTAACCGCTGGGATCTCTATCAAAACGCATCAAAGTGAGTTTGCGCCAAAGCCGCTAGCCTCACAATTTCATCAATTCCCGCCTGATTTACGTAATGGCATAATCAGGCGGGAAAAAGTGAGGATAAGAATGGATAAAACAGCAAAAAATCAGATAGTCGACAGCGATAGTTGAAATTCCGCCTATGGGTCAACTGACGATACCCGCGAGTGCGAATGAGCATCTTGCCGGGCAAACGCTTTGCGTACTAAGCGGCAGCCTTGATTTTCGCGTTAATCATCAAACTCATCATTTACACGCTGTTGCAGACGAAAAAAAACCGCCCCGTTTCAGCGGAGCGGTTTTGATCATTTATTTACAACATCAATATTAATAGAAGTCGCAGGCGGCCTCTTCAGCCTGCGCCATCCATACCGGCTTATCGCTGGTTTTAGACCAGACGCGGTGCAGATAGCTGTAAAAACGGGCGCGGTCTTTCCAGAACAACATCACCGGCAGCGCGACAATCCCCGCCACCACGGCGAAAGTACGGCGCAGCAATACAATGTGTGCAGGATATTTTTTATACAGTTCCATATTCTCTCCCCTAAGTTGGCCGGCAATCAGCGCCGGAAAATAAACTTGAGTAATCTGGCTAAAAGAGTACCGCCTTTTGTGTAATTTTACTACTCATCCGACCACTTTTTTATGCTCGTTTGGCCTTTATTTACATTCAGCGCGTAATTGAGTTACGCGATTGTTAAATTAATACTAACCATTAGTTAAAATGTGCCTTTGGCCATTTTTATACTTTTTTTACACCCCGCCATTCTATTTTTGCAAAATCTTTGCACCTGAAATCCTACGCTTAGCGCCATAACTCAACCGTCCGGAGGTGGATTGTGACTACAGGCGTAATAGCCGGCGTGGTGCTGGTGTTCCTGTTACTGGCGTATCTGGTTTATGCCCTTTTGAAGGCGGAGGCGCTGTGATGGCTGCTCAAGGATTTTTACTGGTCACCAGCTTCCTGCTGGTGCTGTTTGTGCTCGCCCGCCCGCTCGGAAAAGTATTGGCGGGGATGATCGCCAATACGCCGCTGCCGGGTCTGGCCCGCTGTGAAAATGGGCTGTGGCGCGTGTTGGGGATTTCCGGGCAAGAGATGAGCTGGGGGCGTTACGTTATCGCCATTTTACTGCTCAATCTTTGCGGGCTGGTGGCGCTATTCGCCCTGCTGATGTTGCAGGGCTACCTGCCGCTGAACCCGCAGCAATTACCGGGATTATCATGGCATCTGGCGCTCAATACTGCCGTCAGCTTTGTCAGCAACACCAACTGGCAATCCTACAGCGGGGAAACCACACTGAGTTATCTCAGCCAGATGGCCGGGCTGACGGTGCAAAACTTCCTCTCTGCGGCTACCGGTATTGCTGTGCTGTTTGCCCTGGTGCGTGCCTTTGCCCGCCAGAGTGTTAACACACTGGGTAATGCCTGGGTCGATATCACCCGCATTACACTGTGGCTGCTGTTGCCGATTTCTCTGCTGCTAGCGATGTTCTTTATTCAACAAGGCGTGCTGCAAAACTTCCTGCCTTACCAGCCGTTTACCACACTTGAAGGCGTGCATCAGGTGCTGCCAATGGGGCCGGTGGCATCGCAGGAAGCCATCAAAATGCTCGGCACTAACGGCGGCGGTTTCTTTAATGCCAACTCGTCACACCCGTTTGAAAACCCGACCGCGCTGACAAGCTTCGTACAAATGCTGGCGATCTTCTTAATCCCTGCTGCCCTGTGTTTCGCATTTGGTGAAGCGGTGGCCGACAACCGCCAGGGCCGCGCCATCCTGTGGGCGATGACGCTGATTTTCGTGGTCTGCGTGGCGGTAGTGATGTGGGCCGAAACCAAAGGCAACCCGCATCTGTTACAGCTTGGCGCTGGCAGTAGCATCAATATGGAAGGCAAAGAGAGTCGCTTTGGCATCCTTGCCAGTAGCCTGTACGCCGTCGTCACTACTGCGGCATCCTGCGGGGCCGTCAACGCCATGCATGACTCCTTTACCGCGCTGGGCGGCATGATCCCGATGTGGTTGATGCAGATTGGTGAAGTGGTGTTCGGTGGCGTCGGCTCTGGCCTGTACGGCATGCTGCTGTTCGTCCTGCTGGCGGTGTTTATCGCCGGTCTGATGATTGGTCGCACCCCGGAATATCTCGGCAAGAAAATCGATGTTCCCGAAATGAAAATGACCGCACTGGCGATTCTGGTGACGCCAACGCTGGTGCTGCTCGGTACAGCGCTGGCGATGATGACCGATGCCGGACGCGGCGCGATGGCGAACCCCGGCTCGCACGGGTTTAGCGAAGTGCTGTACGCCGTGTCATCGGCGGCCAACAACAACGGCAGCGCTTTTGCTGGGCTTAGCGCCAATACCCCGTTCTGGAACGTTCTCCTCGCCGTGTGCATGTTCGTCGGTCGCTTTGGCGTCATCATTCCGGTGCTGGCGATTGCCGGTTCACTGGTGACCAAGAAGATCCAGCCCGCTACGCCGGGAACGTTGGCGACTCACGACGCGCTATTTATCGGTCTGCTGATTGGCACCGTGCTGCTGGTCGGTGCGCTGACCTTTATTCCCGCCCTGGCGATTGGTCCAGTGGCGGAACATCTTTCCCTGTTTTGAGTGATGCGGAGCTATTGGTTATGAGTCGCAAACAACTGGCCCTGTTCGAACCTTCGCTGGTTCGCCAGGCGATTATCGACGCCGTAAAGAAACTCAATCCTGCCCTCCAGTGGCGCAATCCGGTGATGTTTATCGTCTGGCTGGGTAGCGTACTGACCAGCGGCCTGACCGCTGCCATGGCGATGGGTCTGCTGTCCGGTAACACGTGGTTTAGTGGCGCGATTGCCCTGTGGCTGTGGTTTACCGTGCTGTTTGCCAACTTTGCCGAAGCCATGGCCGAAGGTCGTAGCAAAGCACAGGCTAACAGTCTAAGAGGGGTCAAGAAGACAGCATTTGCCCGCAAGCTGCGCGAAGCCCGTTACGGCGCGCAAATGGATCATGTTCCGGCTGATGAGCTGCGTAAAGGCGATGTGGTGCTGGTGGAAGCTGGCGACATCATCCCTTGCGACGGCGAAGTGATTGAAGGCGGTGCGTCGGTCGATGAGAGCGCCATTACCGGGGAGTCTGCGCCGGTGATCCGCGAGTCTGGCGGCGACTTTGCCTCGGTGACCGGCGGGACGCGCATTCTTTCCGACTGGCTGGTGGTGCGCTGTAGCGTCAACCCCGGCGAAACCTTCCTCGACCGGATGATCGCCATGGTTGAAGGCGCACAGCGCCGCAAAACGCCGAACGAAATCGCCCTGACGATTCTGCTGGTGGCGCTGACCATTGTCTTTTTGCTGGCGACCGCCACGCTGTGGCCATTTTCCGCCTGGAGCGGCACGCCAATTAGCGTCACCGTACTGGTCGCTCTTCTGGTATGTCTTATCCCAACCACCATCGGCGGCCTGCTGTCGGCCATCGGTGTGGCGGGCATGAGCCGTATGCTGGGAGCAAATGTCATTGCCACCAGCGGTCGCGCGGTGGAAGCCGCGGGCGATGTGGATGTGCTGCTACTGGACAAAACCGGCACCATCACGCTCGGCAACCGTCAGGCGTCGCAGTTTCTACCAGCACAGGGGGTGGATGAGAAAACGCTGGCCGATGCCGCACAGCTTTCATCGCTGGCGGATGAAACGCCAGAAGGCCGCAGTATCGTGGTACTGGCAAAACAGCGCTTTAATCTGCGCGAACGCGATGTGCAGGCGCTGCATGCGACGTTCGTGCCGTTTACCGCCCAAAGCCGCATGAGTGGGATTAATATCGACAACCGCATGATCCGTAAAGGCTCCGTCGATGCCATTCGCCGTCATATTGAAAGCAACGGCGGAAGCTTCCCGCCAGACGTTGAGCAAAAGGTAGAAAGCGTTGCCAGCCTCGGTGCAACGCCATTGGTCGTGGCGGAAGGCGCACGGGTGCTCGGGGTCATTTCGCTCAAAGATATCGTCAAAGGTGGCATTAAAGAACGCTTTGCCCAGCTACGTAAAATGGGCATTAAGACGGTGATGATCACCGGCGATAACCGCTTAACTGCCGCCGCCATTGCTGCCGAAGCGGGCGTCGATGATTTCCTTGCCGAAGCCACGCCGGAGGCCAAACTGGCGCTGATTCGTCAGTACCAATCGGAAGGCCGGATGGTGGCAATGACCGGTGACGGCACCAATGATGCCCCAGCGCTGGCGCAGGCCGACGTCGCGGTAGCGATGAACTCCGGCACCCAGGCGGCGAAAGAAGCCGGCAACATGGTCGACCTCGACTCCAACCCGACCAAGCTGATTGAAGTGGTACACATCGGTAAACAGATGCTGATGACCCGTGGCTCGCTCACCACCTTTAGCATCGCCAACGATGTGGCGAAGTATTTCGCCATTATTCCGGCGGCATTTGCCGCCAGTTGGCCGCAGTTGGGCGTGCTGAATATCATGCATCTGCATTCACCGGACTCGGCCATTTTGAGCGCCGTCATTTTTAACGCGCTGATTATTGTCTTCCTGCTGCCGCTGGCGCTCAAGGGCGTGAGCTATCGCCCGCTGTCGGCGTCAGCGATGCTACGTCGCAACCTGTGGATTTATGGTGCAGGTGGCCTGTTGGTGCCGTTTATCGGTATTAAAATCATTGATGTGCTGTTAACCCTGCTGGGTTGGGTGTGAGGAAAAAATGATGTCTGCATTACGTCCTGCTATGGTGATTTTTCTGTTTCTGGCAGTGGTGACCGGCGGGCTTTATCCGCTGCTCACCACCGCACTGGGGCAATGGCTGTTTCATACCCAGGCCAACGGCTCGCTTATCTTTGAAAACCATGAACTGCGGGGATCGCAGTTGATCGGTCAGAACTTTAGCGATCCGGGTTATTTCCAGGGCCGTCCTTCCGCGACCGCAGATATGGCCGATAATCCAATGGCTTCCGGCGGTAGCAATCTCGCAGCCAGTAACCCGGCGCTGGATAAACAGTTCACCGACCGCATCGCGGTACTGCGCGCCGCTAACCCCGACGCCAGCCTTGCCGTGCCGGTTGAACTGGTCACCGCCTCCGCCAGTGGACTGGATCCAAACCTGACGCCTGCCGCCGCATTGTGGCAGGTTCCGCGCATCGCCAAAGCGCGTCAGGTTTCTGTGCAATGGCTGACGCAGCAGATTGAGATTGCCACCTCGACGCCGTTACTCGGCTTTCTCGGTCAACCTGTGGTAAATATTACTGAGCTGAATATGGCGCTGGATGCCCACAAGGATAATTGATGATGACCGACGAGCCTCTGCGTCCCAATCCGGATCGCCTGCTGGAACACACCGCCGACACGCACCGGGGGAAATTGAAGATTTTCTTCGGTGCCTGCGCTGGGGTGGGAAAAACCTGGGCGATGCTGGCCGAGGCGCAGCGTCTACGCCAGCAAGGGTTAGATGTCCTCGCGGGCGTAGTGGAAACTCACGGGCGCAAAGAAACGGCGGCCATGCTCAAGGGACTCAGTACGCTGCCGCCTAAGCGCACCGCCTATCGTGGGCGCTACGTGGTGGAGTTTGATCTCGACGCCGCCCTCGCCCGTCGCCCAGCGCTGGTGTTGATGGATGAGCTGGCGCACAGCAATGCGCCCGGCTCCCGTCACCCCAAACGCTGGCAGGATATTGATGAACTGCTTGAGGCGGGCATCGATGTCTTTACTACCGTTAACGTCCAGCATCTGGAAAGCCTGAACGACGTGGTCAGCGGCGTCACCGGAATTCAGGTGCGCGAAACTGTCCCCGATCCCTTTTTTGATGCGGCTGATGAAGTGGTGCTGGTTGACCTTCCCCCGGACGATCTGCGCCAGCGTCTGAATGAAGGCAAAGTCTATCTGGCGGGGCAAGCCGAGCGAGCGATCGAAAATTTCTTCCGCAAAGGCAATCTGATTGCCCTGCGTGAACTGGCGCTGCGCCGCACTGCCGAACGTGTTGACGATCAGATGCGCGCCTGGCGCGATACGCAGGGCCAGGAAAAAGTCTGGCATACCCACGATGCTATCTTACTGTGTATCGGCCATCATACCGGCAGCGAAAAACTGGTGCGTACCGCCGCCCGTCTGGCCTCGCGGCTGGGCAGCGCCTGGCACGCGGTGTATGTCGAAACACCGACGCTCCACCGCCTGCCAGAACCGCAGCGGCGGGCAATCCTCAACGCTCTACGACTGGCGCAAGAGCTGGGGGCGGAAACCGCAACGCTTTCGGAGCCGTCAGAGGAAGCCGCGCTTATCCGCTACGCGCGCGAACACAACCTCGGCAAAATCGTTATTGGTCGGCAGAAAAACCGCCAATGGTGGCGCGGCGAACGTTTTAGTGAACGGCTCTCCCGCCACGCGCCGGAGTTGGATTTGTTGGTCGTTGGGGTGGATGAAACACCGTTATCGCTGCCTGAGCGCCCGCACGACAAGCGACCGTTTATTGATAAATGGCGAGTACAGATCCGCGGCTGTCTGGTGGCGGTGGGGCTGTGCGCGGCGATCACGCTTGTCGCCAACCAATGGCTGGTGGCCTTTGAGGCCGCGAACCTGGTGATGCTCTATTTATTGGGCGTGGTTATCGTGGCCCTGTTCTATGGTCGTTGGCCGTCGGTGCTGGCGACGGTAATTAACGTGGTCAGTTTTGACCTCTTTTTCATTGCACCACGCGGCACGCTGGCGGTTTCGGATGTGCAGTATCTGCTGACGTTTGGCGTCATGCTCACCATCGGGCTGGTCATCGGTAATCTAACCGCCGGGGTGCGTTATCAGGCGCGAGTCGCGCGTTATCGCGAACAACGAACCCGTCATCTGTACGAAATGTCAAAAACGCTGGCGGTAGGCCGTAACGCGCTCGATATTGCTCGCACCTGCGAGCAGTACATCCGCTCGACGTTCCAGGCTCGCAGCCAGGTCTTGTTACCGGATGAACACGGTAAACTGACAGCGCTCACCCATCAGGAAGGGATGACGCCGTGGGATGAGGCTATCGCCCACTGGAGTTTTGACAAAGGGCTCCCCGCCGGAGCCGGGACCGATACCTTGCCCGGTGTTCCCTATCAAATCTTACCGTTGCGCAGCGCCAACCACACTCACGGGCTTATCGTGGTTGAGCCGAATAATCTGCGTCAGTTAATGATCCCAGAGCAACAGCGGCTGCTGGAAACCTTTACCCTGCTGGTGGCCAGCGCGCTGGAACGTCTGGCGCTCACCGCCAGCGAAGAGCAGTCACGGCTTATCAGCGAGCGCGAGAGTCTACGCAACTCGCTGCTGGCCGCCCTCTCCCATGACCTGCGCACCCCGCTGACCGTGCTGTTCGGGCAGGCTGAAATTCTGACCCTCGATCTCGCCAGCAGCGGTTCTCCCTATGCGCCACAGGCCAATGAAATTCGCCAGCATGTGCTGAACACCACCCGGCTGGTTAATAATCTGCTGGATATGGCCCGCATTCAGTCGGGTGGATTTAACCTTAATAAAGAGTGGCTGACGCTCGAAGAGGTCGTCGGCAGCGCGCTGCGGATGCTGGAGCCGGGACTTGGCGGGCGCAAAATCAGCCTCTCACTGCCCGACCCATTAATGTTGGTGCATCTTGATGGCCCGCTGTTTGAACGGGTACTGATTAATCTGCTGGAAAATGCGGTCAAGTACGCCGGTCACGAGGCGGAAATCGGCATTAGCGCCGCCACCGAGGGCGATAATCTGCTCCTTGATGTCTGGGATACCGGCCCGGGGATCCCAGGCGGTCAGGAGCAGCAGATTTTCGCGAAGTTCGCCCGGGGTCATAAAGAGTCGGCCATCCCCGGCGTTGGGCTTGGGTTGGCCATTTGTCAGGCGATTGTCGATATTCACGGCGGTACCCTTTCCGCCCACAACCGCCCGGAAGGCGGCGCCTGTTTTCGTGTTACACTTCCACGAGAAACACCGCCCGAACTTGAAGAGGTACCGGAGGAACTGTGACCAGCGTTCTGATCGTTGAAGATGAACACGCCATTCGCCGTTTTCTGCGCACTGCGCTGGAAGCCGAAGACCTGCGCGTTTATGACGCTGCGACCTTACAGCGTGGCTTGCTGGAGGCGGCAACGCGTAAACCAGACCTGGTTATCCTCGACCTTGGCTTGCCCGACGGCGATGG containing:
- the kdpD gene encoding two-component system sensor histidine kinase KdpD yields the protein MTDEPLRPNPDRLLEHTADTHRGKLKIFFGACAGVGKTWAMLAEAQRLRQQGLDVLAGVVETHGRKETAAMLKGLSTLPPKRTAYRGRYVVEFDLDAALARRPALVLMDELAHSNAPGSRHPKRWQDIDELLEAGIDVFTTVNVQHLESLNDVVSGVTGIQVRETVPDPFFDAADEVVLVDLPPDDLRQRLNEGKVYLAGQAERAIENFFRKGNLIALRELALRRTAERVDDQMRAWRDTQGQEKVWHTHDAILLCIGHHTGSEKLVRTAARLASRLGSAWHAVYVETPTLHRLPEPQRRAILNALRLAQELGAETATLSEPSEEAALIRYAREHNLGKIVIGRQKNRQWWRGERFSERLSRHAPELDLLVVGVDETPLSLPERPHDKRPFIDKWRVQIRGCLVAVGLCAAITLVANQWLVAFEAANLVMLYLLGVVIVALFYGRWPSVLATVINVVSFDLFFIAPRGTLAVSDVQYLLTFGVMLTIGLVIGNLTAGVRYQARVARYREQRTRHLYEMSKTLAVGRNALDIARTCEQYIRSTFQARSQVLLPDEHGKLTALTHQEGMTPWDEAIAHWSFDKGLPAGAGTDTLPGVPYQILPLRSANHTHGLIVVEPNNLRQLMIPEQQRLLETFTLLVASALERLALTASEEQSRLISERESLRNSLLAALSHDLRTPLTVLFGQAEILTLDLASSGSPYAPQANEIRQHVLNTTRLVNNLLDMARIQSGGFNLNKEWLTLEEVVGSALRMLEPGLGGRKISLSLPDPLMLVHLDGPLFERVLINLLENAVKYAGHEAEIGISAATEGDNLLLDVWDTGPGIPGGQEQQIFAKFARGHKESAIPGVGLGLAICQAIVDIHGGTLSAHNRPEGGACFRVTLPRETPPELEEVPEEL